The Gallus gallus isolate bGalGal1 chromosome 5, bGalGal1.mat.broiler.GRCg7b, whole genome shotgun sequence region TTCAGATTTGCTTTGATTTGGATTTGAACGTGTTTCTAGAGGAAAGTTCCTTCTCATCAGGGAGCTCTTGTCAAGTTCCCCAATCCTAGCTATCTGGTAGCTAAGATAACAAGCTGAACAGTAAGTTAAATACAACTAAAAACTGTTTCATTCTAGCACAGGCAGAGTTGCTTTCTTAGAGCAAGTCTCCAAAACAATTCAAAATTTTTAGGCCTCCCAATATTCCAATCTTGCTCGTATTGTATGTGGGAGCAGTCCAGCTACAGTCCCCACACAAAGCAAATTCTCtccaaacattttcttcttgcataCAGAAGAACAATCCTGCATGCAAGCCACTTACCTTCTGACTGAGAAACTGGCACGCCTGGAACCACAGAGGGACCAGGCGTGAAGTTAGTGGGGTTAGATTCTGCACCGGCTCCCGTTGGCAAAACCTTGGCTTTGGGGGCACAGCATACCACCAAACCCATCTCAAACACACAGGACAATGAGGATACTTCTTGAACCCAAAGCACATGCAAAATGGAAGCACGTATTTGACGTGGAAGTATATGGGGTTGGGGGCAGGCATAACATAGTGGGGCCTTGCCGTCATTGAAGAGACCTGCTTTGGAACTACTAATTTctccagagagcagagaaagatgAGGGAGACACATGTGGGGATATTTCTGTAGCACTGCCCAATCTGTTCAAGAATGCTAGCTGTGTTTATAGAAAGATATAACACAGTGACACAGACAGTACATATAGTGGGTACTTTACCTTATGGCCAAGTTAGACTTGACCTATTTGAAAAACGACCTTTTGCATGAGAGGCAGTTGAAAGTTTTCTGCTTATGTTAAATTCATCTTTGTGTTCCTTTTGCCAACTTTCCCACGGGTTCAAAATCCAGTATAGGAGCTCTACAGCTCCTCAAATGAAGGCAGAGTCCTTTTATCTCCACAAACGCCTGTAATGTTTGATGTTACGCCTAACCTTTAGAATGTTCTTAAGGAGATTTAATAAAAATCTGTAGCAAAAGGATCACTTGATCCTCGTATAACACATCAGCAGGCATTGCTTTGGAATGCTACAGTCTGTTTTGGATAGAAATTCAAATACAGAGAAATCTCATGAGCTGTGGACTTCCCGGTACAACCTTTTCAAATATTATCATACTGTGCTGAAAACGTATCATGTCTTTTGGGGAACAGTTATGCATTATTAGTACAGGTTGCAGCACCCCTCAAAAGAGCAGCAACACCCAGACAAACCACTGcacctttctgcagctgcacattCTCTTAAGGTTTATCAGTctacagctctgcacagaaaataCCATGAGAAAGTCCAGTCTTATGTTTGGCACCTACAGACAACTGAGCTCCCAGTGCTATGTTCATCTGATAAGGCAAAGTTGTGTGATGAGGTGGGGAGGCAGTGCTTGGTCAGTCCTGTCAGCCAAAGCTGTCATCAGAGATCACCATTTCATCCTGACATTGCTTTGCTTAGGTTAGGAAACACTGAGAAGACCAAACCCCATCAGTGCAGAGTTCTCCTCCCTtgcttctctgcagctcctcctttATGTCTGTTACTTTTCTGCATGCTCTAGCTCCCAGGTTTCCTCTAGCCCTAGCCTCTCACAAGTTCACTGCGAACATGTAAAATAGTTAAAAACACGAGACtcagaaaaatcagaacaaataGAAGTCATACGAAGAAGGAAAGTGGGAGGAGAGGGATGAGTGAAAAGAGCTTACAAGAGTATAACCCTGTGATGTTAGTTTTGTTACACACCATTCTTAGCAGTCACTTGTTTACCCTTCGTAAACAAGAGTTGTATCTCCTTGTGTATTCAAAGCATCTCAGTTAGGTGTTTGAAAATCCCAGCAATTAGCAGATGGAAATTGTGCAGGCATGGCAtgaagaaatgtgatttttatttactaGCTGTTATGTTCACTTcattttgcctttcattttctcagcatGAGGCAGAATAGGAGTTACCCTTCCATCTTTAGCCTCATTTCGTTGCAACAAGAAAATGTTGTTGTTGAGGCTGAAGTGACTACTTTGAACACTTAGAAGATATCCCCAGCCAGGAGCTAGGAAGGGGATATGGGTACTTACTGTTTCTGAGCCTGATCAATCCGGTTCCTGAGAGTGACAATCTGAAAACAACACACATGACTAGGGTTTTTAGGGATAAAGAGACTTCGTTACATCACAGAGAGGAGAGTTTTACCTGCTGAAGTGCTGGGAACAGGTGCCTGTGATAGGGATTAATACTCcctttgaaataaaagcttaCTCTTTCTTGAAGGAGAGAAGTGTTACTCCTTGGTGATAAATCTTTAAGCCAATTTCACATTTCAAGGGAAAGAAGAGCTAGAATTTTATAATCCTTTCTAGTAAATTCCCTATCCATACAAACTAATCTACCATAAACTCACACGTCAAACTGCAGGCAGATGAACTGGAATGAGTGTCACTCTGGCCAACTGGAAAGCTCTCTCATGGCCTCGCCCCATGTATGAGTTGATCTCACCTTCTCACTCTTTCTCTACTCCTACATGTTAGGAAAAACATCACCTTGAAGTCCAGTAGACTTTGGATGGGGACATCAGGAGTGGAGGCCGCACATTCTACCAGAACACCTTTGTTAGCTGGCAGAGAAGGAGGTGAAAGCCTGCAGAAGTCACCACCTTCTTAGTCACTCATCTAATTTTAAACGTTCTGAAGATGGCAATATTAAGGAGAGCTTCAAAACCACAGGGGAAAAGGTTGGAGCAGGGGCTCTGAACATCTTCCCAAGCTCTGTTGGTGACTGCAAGCCGTTAGAGCGTCTGTCTGACAAGATGTTGTCTAACTTTGCTTTGCCATGGGTAGATTTAGATTTCAACCTGATGCGTGGAAAGCAAACACCTACCTTTTGCAGCGTAAGCACATTCTGGCCTGCCTTAGCATTGCAATCCTGGCCCATAGCCCTGGACTTGCTACTGAAATCTCAGGACCTCCAGCGCAGTGGAAAAGCCCCAGAGAATGAGAGTGTGACAGGGAGTCCTCTTTTGCCCCCTCACCTTCTCATTTATAACCAAGTCAAGGTTCTACCTAGCTTTTCTCATGTGGAAGAATGCATTGGTCAAGACATGCACTTTGCTCCTGCTTCTGGTATGCTTCAAAGTTTTCGACTGCCTTTGCATGTCCAAGAACCAGTGACCCAGCATTTGAATATTTAAAGCAGTGTTTGATACTCCCCAcgtgcaaaacaaaaacaagaagtcCTACATTCAGGTTGGCCCAACAACTGGTATTTCCTGGGTTGCACCTTTCCATGGCAAACAGACAAAATGAGAGACTGAAACATTAGCAGGAACAGGACAATacaaggaaggaaagagcagcTCATCAGCTGCTTTTGTACTTACTCATGGAATTTTTAATATCTGCTGCAGCAGTTTAAATTGTCTGTGGTTACTGGCTGTTTTTCACAAGTGTGGAGGAAAACCAGCTCTCTCTTCAGTTTGACCCAAGGACTTAAGACTTACCTTCACTGACAACCTTGCCATAGTGACCATTACACTCACTCTCCAAGGAAGCACCAAAGAGCAATGGATTCTAGAGCCAAAGTACAGCTCCATTCCTGTGTGTTCCGCTTCCTTCCTTCATCTCTCCCTTGTATCCTCACTCATCTCTCCCTCATCCTCTTCGCTGTTTCCACTTACCTTTCTCCTCACTTTTCCTGCTATACTTTCCCTTATTTTCCCAGTTCTAACATCTCAGCCGTGCATTTTCCTTCTACTTGCCATTATTTGCACTCTATGGCCTTGATTCTCCTTATTAGCTACCCATTCATTTGTCTGCATAGAGACCTCATTACCATAACATGTACAACACACCTGCCACTGCTGTATTTCCTGCTGTTTCACACTCAGATGACCCGTTATCCTTAAGCTAGCTCTCTTCAGTATTTTGAATCTAGGTAGCCATTAAGCCACAAGGTGAAGAACCTTCCCACTCTCCATACCATTCTTTTCTATGAGGTCCAGGATGCTGCTTGTGCTTCCCTAAGCTTCTGCTTCTATCTCAGGTGTGTTGTAGCTATCCCTGCATGCAACTAAAAGCAGAGGTTTGGACAGAGAGTTATTTGTAGAGATGAACTGAATGGACTACATGCTCAGTTCTTCAGCTACAACCCTATTAGATCCTGACTCTTCTCCTAAATTACTTCATCTCTTTTCAAAGAAcacaaagggagagaaaaaggaagtgaaGGAAGTCACAcaagatgcatttttctcttttctcttcgCACTTGGAGCCAAGTGCCAGTTTCTGCCTGGCACCTGTCCTCTGACCATGCTGCAGGCTCATGCATTTGGTAGCCTTTGCTGCTGATGTTACACAGACAAGTTCATTGTACTTACAACTTGGAaagctcctgcagcctgcaaCGTAGTGTTAAAATCTAAGAGAGATTGAGATAATTACATTGGTGTTGCTCATTCCCTGTCAGCGTGTGTCTGTGTAATTGGGAATTAAAAGTAGAGCAAGACAGAGTGATCCAGTAGGATTTCTCAGCCACTGAAACCTGGTGTAGGTAACTCATTGTGAAGGAAACCTATTCACTTCATGTTACCATAAGACAGTGCAGTCAGATGCTCCTGTCCGGAGACAGGTTTCAGTAACTCCAGAGAACTCAGTCCACAGGGAATCTGTCTGGGACAGGTATAAAACTTCAAACATTCAAGTGTGAAATCAAAGACACTTAAAAACGTTACTTTGTGATGGAGATGAGTGAACTGAGACTCTTTTTGTACCACAGTTACCTAGAAGATAAACAAGAATGAACAAAGTGTGTTCAAGTAGGTGCATTTTCCATTGACACTGGCTATCCAAGAAGGCACTGAAAGCCTTGAGAGTAATCTATGAAACTTCAGCCTAAAATGTGAAATCCAGTCCAAGTACATCAGGGGGACTATAGTTCCAGGTGCATTTCTGCTTAAATATTCCAAAAGGTCATTGAAGAATCAAGTGATTTTGCCATTGTACAGCTTTTGCCAGAGGATTCTTGgagattttaatgttttggaGCTAGTATCATTAGAAAAATGGCTTTTCCACTCAcctcatattttttcctctttatttgcTCAGCAAAGTCATACTTCTCAGTCTGCAGCTGGTATAACCAGTCCCACAGTTCCTTAGCCTTGTCCCTGTGTGTTTACGGAGAAAGGGCAAGAGGAGAAATTCATCACATCACGTATTTTCTAGTTTTCACATCACTATTAGTGagatattttacattttgttcaATTCCCTTCATGCATTATCCTGCTAACTTCTTCTGGCCTCTGAAAGCTAGTAAGCTAGAGCTAGTAAGCTCTGAAAGTTAATCAAGGTCACACTTCTTCACATGAGAACCTTTCAGCCTTCTACTCTTGCGTGTACCCAACACTAATATACTTCTGCCAGATTTAATTTTCCCCCGAACTTGTAAGGATAAAAACGTGTCCAGGGTAATTAGATGAAAAAGAGGAATATCCAAATGCCTCAGAgatgagcagagcagctgacatTGTGCAATCTCATCTGCTTCAGGACTGAAGTTAAACTCCACTGTGTAGAGTCCAGGCCATCACGTGAAGACTGCTCTGCACCTGAGCACTCAGCTCCCAAGCCTCCAGCCTTAGTGCTATTCTTATTCATAACTTAACAGCTCTAACTGCCCTAGGAACACTGTGATAGTAGAAACCAATCTGTGAGTTTGTTCATCTTACTTCAGAGCTGGGTTTAAAGTCTGTGCCAAGTCCACTGGCTGACACCCTAATTAGGACAAGCTGACAGGCCATTTCAATAATATCTCGTGTCTCATTTCCCCCTCTGTTCTTCAGAccaaggaaaagcagagcttgATATTGTCCCTTGAGGAATTTCAAGGAAAGCCTCCTCCCTCATTCTTTTGCTAGAGAAGACTCCAGGACAGTAAGTCCACATTTCAATGGATTACATAACAGTAAGTGACGGCAAGCGTGTTACCTCAGCTTGTCTTCATTAAGATGGTCAATGTTCAAGGGCTTGCGCCTCTCTGCCAGGACCTTCTTCTTTGTCTCTCTAGCTGTTtgcttcttccctctcttctgATCAGCCTATTTTCAGAACATCAACTCATGTCAGACTGCAGAAACGCAGGCTGAACAAAGTAAGTTCATTAACAGAACATGTAAGACAAGTTGCCAGGGATCCATAAGAAGGAAagtcaaggtttttttttctcaacttaTAATAAAGACTCTTTCTTGTCAGTCCAGTTGTTTAACACTTGATCCATGCATTTACCTTTGCCAGATAGCTGCTGTATGAGGCACCCATGGAGGACAGAGCCTTCTTCTTCTTGAGATCATCCTCGGCTTTTCTCTTGgcatcttcttcctctctccgTGCCTTTTCCTCCTGTAGAGTGCAAGACATAGAAGCAAGTTACTTTAGGGGAGATGCTCAGCTTCTCTGGCAACGTGTGTCAGTACAGGGAGTGTGACCAGATAAAATATATGCAAGTACTGGCAAATCCCATGCCCTGCCCTTGTTTTAAGAAGATGGTCATCTCTTCTCTGGACCGAGATAGACAGAATCTGTAGTTTCTTTCCATCTCTAGAAATCTCCTCCACCTGAATGTTGAAACAAAAAGAGATATGAGCATGCTTACCGCAAGCCGTGCTTGACgctccttctccttctcagCCCGGATTCTCTGttgctctgctctttcagctCTGCGCTTCTCCTGCAAGAAGCAGTGACAGAGGTTTGAACTCAGGCCTGTGGCTTCATCTGCCTCTCACAGTACCCACCACCAAGAGATTTGGTACACAGTGAGCCATCGGCTCCCTTGCAAGGATATGCAGAATAGGGCTGACGTGCAAATACCAGGTGTAAAATGGAGATGAGTGAGAAAACAGATGTGAGAAGAAGCAATTTGGAGGTGACATGAATCATTTCTATGCATGGCAAACTAACAAGATTAATGGTTTAAATTCTCATCTTTATCTCTCATCTAACACCGTGGATGAGCAGTACAGGGACTCACAATCCTCTCCTTAAGGGCAACCagctcttcttcttcctttcgCCTGGCCTCAAAGTGGCTGTCAATCAAGGCCTGCAGTTCAATCAGGTCtttgttctgccttttcttttggaTGTCCTGGAAGAGCAGCAAAAAGCTTTCAGTAAGCCTGTAGTACACTAGGAACACACCCTGGAGACTCCCAGCACTCTGccaacacacacagaaacaaaagcagaaggtaTTGCATTTATCTATGGGCTAGATTCAGTAAGTGTTGATGCAGGTCAGAGACATTCAGAGGCTCATCCATGTGGTGGTCAGGAGCCCAGAAGGAAACAGAATCCACAACTTCT contains the following coding sequences:
- the TNNT3 gene encoding troponin T, fast skeletal muscle isoforms isoform X5, whose product is MSDTEEVEHGEEEYEEEAHEAEEVHEEAHHEEAHHEEAHHAEAHHAEAHHEEAHAHAEEVHEPAPPPVHEPEEAPEEEEKPRIKLTAPKIPEGEKVDFDDIQKKRQNKDLIELQALIDSHFEARRKEEEELVALKERIEKRRAERAEQQRIRAEKEKERQARLAEEKARREEEDAKRKAEDDLKKKKALSSMGASYSSYLAKADQKRGKKQTARETKKKVLAERRKPLNIDHLNEDKLRDKAKELWDWLYQLQTEKYDFAEQIKRKKYEILTLRCRLQELSKFSKKAGAKGKVGGRWK
- the TNNT3 gene encoding troponin T, fast skeletal muscle isoforms isoform X46, giving the protein MSDTEEVEHGEEEYEEEAHEAEEVHEEAHHEEAHHEEAHHEEAHHAEEVHEPEEAPEEEEKPRIKLTAPKIPEGEKVDFDDIQKKRQNKDLIELQALIDSHFEARRKEEEELVALKERIEKRRAERAEQQRIRAEKEKERQARLAEEKARREEEDAKRKAEDDLKKKKALSSMGASYSSYLAKADQKRGKKQTARETKKKVLAERRKPLNIDHLNEDKLRDKAKELWDWLYQLQTEKYDFAEQIKRKKYEILTLRCRLQELSKFSKKAGAKGKVGGRWK
- the TNNT3 gene encoding troponin T, fast skeletal muscle isoforms isoform X48, translating into MSDTEEVEHGEEEYEEEAHEAEEVHEEAHHEEAHAHAEEVHEPAPPPEEAPEEEEKPRIKLTAPKIPEGEKVDFDDIQKKRQNKDLIELQALIDSHFEARRKEEEELVALKERIEKRRAERAEQQRIRAEKEKERQARLAEEKARREEEDAKRKAEDDLKKKKALSSMGASYSSYLAKADQKRGKKQTARETKKKVLAERRKPLNIDHLNEDKLRDKAKELWDWLYQLQTEKYDFAEQIKRKKYEILTLRCRLQELSKFSKKAGAKGKVGGRWK
- the TNNT3 gene encoding troponin T, fast skeletal muscle isoforms isoform X9, which translates into the protein MSDTEEVEHGEEEYEEEAHEAEEVHEEAHHEEAHHEEAHHAEAHHEEAHAHAEEVHEPAPPPVHEPEEAPEEEEKPRIKLTAPKIPEGEKVDFDDIQKKRQNKDLIELQALIDSHFEARRKEEEELVALKERIEKRRAERAEQQRIRAEKEKERQARLAEEKARREEEDAKRKAEDDLKKKKALSSMGASYSSYLAKADQKRGKKQTARETKKKVLAERRKPLNIDHLNEDKLRDKAKELWDWLYQLQTEKYDFAEQIKRKKYEILTLRCRLQELSKFSKKAGAKGKVGGRWK
- the TNNT3 gene encoding troponin T, fast skeletal muscle isoforms isoform X20; this translates as MSDTEEVEHGEEEYEEEAHEAEEVHEEAHHEEAHHEEAHHAEEVHEPAPPPVHEPEEAPEEEEKPRIKLTAPKIPEGEKVDFDDIQKKRQNKDLIELQALIDSHFEARRKEEEELVALKERIEKRRAERAEQQRIRAEKEKERQARLAEEKARREEEDAKRKAEDDLKKKKALSSMGASYSSYLAKADQKRGKKQTARETKKKVLAERRKPLNIDHLNEDKLRDKAKELWDWLYQLQTEKYDFAEQIKRKKYEILTLRCRLQELSKFSKKAGAKGKVGGRWK
- the TNNT3 gene encoding troponin T, fast skeletal muscle isoforms isoform X15, which produces MSDTEEVEHGEEEYEEEAHEAEEVHEEAHHEEAHHEEAHHEEAHHAEEVHEPAPPPEEAPEEEEKPRIKLTAPKIPEGEKVDFDDIQKKRQNKDLIELQALIDSHFEARRKEEEELVALKERIEKRRAERAEQQRIRAEKEKERQARLAEEKARREEEDAKRKAEDDLKKKKALSSMGASYSSYLAKADQKRGKKQTARETKKKVLAERRKPLNIDHLNEDKLRDKAKELWDWLYQLQTEKYDFAEQIKRKKYEILTLRCRLQELSKFSKKAGAKGKVGGRWK
- the TNNT3 gene encoding troponin T, fast skeletal muscle isoforms isoform X47, whose translation is MSDTEEVEHGEEEYEEEAHEAEEVHEEAHHEEAHAHAEEVHEPAPPPVHEPEEAPEEEEKPRIKLTAPKIPEGEKVDFDDIQKKRQNKDLIELQALIDSHFEARRKEEEELVALKERIEKRRAERAEQQRIRAEKEKERQARLAEEKARREEEDAKRKAEDDLKKKKALSSMGASYSSYLAKADQKRGKKQTARETKKKVLAERRKPLNIDHLNEDKLRDKAKELWDWLYQLQTEKYDFAEQIKRKKYEILTLRCRLQELSKFSKKAGAKGKVGGRWK
- the TNNT3 gene encoding troponin T, fast skeletal muscle isoforms isoform X45, yielding MSDTEEVEHGEEEYEEEAHEAEEVHEEAHHEEAHHAEAHHEEAHAHAEEVHEPEEAPEEEEKPRIKLTAPKIPEGEKVDFDDIQKKRQNKDLIELQALIDSHFEARRKEEEELVALKERIEKRRAERAEQQRIRAEKEKERQARLAEEKARREEEDAKRKAEDDLKKKKALSSMGASYSSYLAKADQKRGKKQTARETKKKVLAERRKPLNIDHLNEDKLRDKAKELWDWLYQLQTEKYDFAEQIKRKKYEILTLRCRLQELSKFSKKAGAKGKVGGRWK
- the TNNT3 gene encoding troponin T, fast skeletal muscle isoforms isoform X42; this encodes MSDTEEVEHGEEEYEEEAHEAEEVHEEAHHEEAHHAEAHHEEAHAHAEEVHEPAPPPEEAPEEEEKPRIKLTAPKIPEGEKVDFDDIQKKRQNKDLIELQALIDSHFEARRKEEEELVALKERIEKRRAERAEQQRIRAEKEKERQARLAEEKARREEEDAKRKAEDDLKKKKALSSMGASYSSYLAKADQKRGKKQTARETKKKVLAERRKPLNIDHLNEDKLRDKAKELWDWLYQLQTEKYDFAEQIKRKKYEILTLRCRLQELSKFSKKAGAKGKVGGRWK
- the TNNT3 gene encoding troponin T, fast skeletal muscle isoforms isoform X19 — protein: MSDTEEVEHGEAHEAEEVHEEAHHEEAHHEEAHHEEAHAHAEEVHEPAPPPVHEPEEAPEEEEKPRIKLTAPKIPEGEKVDFDDIQKKRQNKDLIELQALIDSHFEARRKEEEELVALKERIEKRRAERAEQQRIRAEKEKERQARLAEEKARREEEDAKRKAEDDLKKKKALSSMGASYSSYLAKADQKRGKKQTARETKKKVLAERRKPLNIDHLNEDKLRDKAKELWDWLYQLQTEKYDFAEQIKRKKYEILTLRCRLQELSKFSKKAGAKGKVGGRWK
- the TNNT3 gene encoding troponin T, fast skeletal muscle isoforms isoform X7 gives rise to the protein MSDTEEVEHGEAHEAEEVHEEAHHEEAHHEEAHHEEAHHAEAHHAEAHHEEAHAHAEEVHEPAPPPVHEPEEAPEEEEKPRIKLTAPKIPEGEKVDFDDIQKKRQNKDLIELQALIDSHFEARRKEEEELVALKERIEKRRAERAEQQRIRAEKEKERQARLAEEKARREEEDAKRKAEDDLKKKKALSSMGASYSSYLAKADQKRGKKQTARETKKKVLAERRKPLNIDHLNEDKLRDKAKELWDWLYQLQTEKYDFAEQIKRKKYEILTLRCRLQELSKFSKKAGAKGKVGGRWK
- the TNNT3 gene encoding troponin T, fast skeletal muscle isoforms isoform X29, whose product is MSDTEEVEHGEEEYEEEAHEAEEVHEEEVHEPAPPPVHEPEEAPEEEEKPRIKLTAPKIPEGEKVDFDDIQKKRQNKDLIELQALIDSHFEARRKEEEELVALKERIEKRRAERAEQQRIRAEKEKERQARLAEEKARREEEDAKRKAEDDLKKKKALSSMGASYSSYLAKADQKRGKKQTARETKKKVLAERRKPLNIDHLNEDKLRDKAKELWDWLYQLQTEKYDFAEQIKRKKYEILTLRCRLQELSKFSKKAGAKGKVGGRWK
- the TNNT3 gene encoding troponin T, fast skeletal muscle isoforms isoform X12 is translated as MSDTEEVEHGEEEYEEEAHEAEEVHEEAHHEEAHHEEAHHEEAHAHAEEVHEPAPPPVHEPEEAPEEEEKPRIKLTAPKIPEGEKVDFDDIQKKRQNKDLIELQALIDSHFEARRKEEEELVALKERIEKRRAERAEQQRIRAEKEKERQARLAEEKARREEEDAKRKAEDDLKKKKALSSMGASYSSYLAKADQKRGKKQTARETKKKVLAERRKPLNIDHLNEDKLRDKAKELWDWLYQLQTEKYDFAEQIKRKKYEILTLRCRLQELSKFSKKAGAKGKVGGRWK
- the TNNT3 gene encoding troponin T, fast skeletal muscle isoforms isoform X44, with the protein product MSDTEEVEHGEEEYEEEAHEAEEVHEEAHHEEAHHEEAHHEEAHAHAEEVHEPEEAPEEEEKPRIKLTAPKIPEGEKVDFDDIQKKRQNKDLIELQALIDSHFEARRKEEEELVALKERIEKRRAERAEQQRIRAEKEKERQARLAEEKARREEEDAKRKAEDDLKKKKALSSMGASYSSYLAKADQKRGKKQTARETKKKVLAERRKPLNIDHLNEDKLRDKAKELWDWLYQLQTEKYDFAEQIKRKKYEILTLRCRLQELSKFSKKAGAKGKVGGRWK
- the TNNT3 gene encoding troponin T, fast skeletal muscle isoforms; amino-acid sequence: MSDTEEVEHGEAHEAEEVHEEAHHEEAHHEEAHHEEAHHAEAHHAEAHHEEAHAHAEEVHEPAPPPEEKPRIKLTAPKIPEGEKVDFDDIQKKRQNKDLIELQALIDSHFEARRKEEEELVALKERIEKRRAERAEQQRIRAEKEKERQARLAEEKARREEEDAKRKAEDDLKKKKALSSMGASYSSYLAKADQKRGKKQTARETKKKVLAERRKPLNIDHLNEDKLRDKAKELWDWLYQLQTEKYDFAEQIKRKKYEILTLRCRLQELSKFSKKAGAKGKVGGRWK
- the TNNT3 gene encoding troponin T, fast skeletal muscle isoforms isoform X14, producing MSDTEEVEHGEEEYEEEAHEAEEVHEEAHHEEAHHEEAHHEEAHAHAEEVHEPAPPPEEAPEEEEKPRIKLTAPKIPEGEKVDFDDIQKKRQNKDLIELQALIDSHFEARRKEEEELVALKERIEKRRAERAEQQRIRAEKEKERQARLAEEKARREEEDAKRKAEDDLKKKKALSSMGASYSSYLAKADQKRGKKQTARETKKKVLAERRKPLNIDHLNEDKLRDKAKELWDWLYQLQTEKYDFAEQIKRKKYEILTLRCRLQELSKFSKKAGAKGKVGGRWK
- the TNNT3 gene encoding troponin T, fast skeletal muscle isoforms isoform X1, producing the protein MSDTEEVEHGEEEYEEEAHEAEEVHEEAHHEEAHHEEAHHEEAHHAEAHHAEAHHEEAHAHAEEVHEPAPPPVHEPEEAPEEEEKPRIKLTAPKIPEGEKVDFDDIQKKRQNKDLIELQALIDSHFEARRKEEEELVALKERIEKRRAERAEQQRIRAEKEKERQARLAEEKARREEEDAKRKAEDDLKKKKALSSMGASYSSYLAKADQKRGKKQTARETKKKVLAERRKPLNIDHLNEDKLRDKAKELWDWLYQLQTEKYDFAEQIKRKKYEILTLRCRLQELSKFSKKAGAKGKVGGRWK
- the TNNT3 gene encoding troponin T, fast skeletal muscle isoforms isoform X37, giving the protein MSDTEEVEHGEEEYEEEAHEAEEVHEEAHHEEAHHAEAHHAEAHHEEAHAHAEEVHEPAPPPVHEPEEAPEEEEKPRIKLTAPKIPEGEKVDFDDIQKKRQNKDLIELQALIDSHFEARRKEEEELVALKERIEKRRAERAEQQRIRAEKEKERQARLAEEKARREEEDAKRKAEDDLKKKKALSSMGASYSSYLAKADQKRGKKQTARETKKKVLAERRKPLNIDHLNEDKLRDKAKELWDWLYQLQTEKYDFAEQIKRKKYEILTLRCRLQELSKFSKKAGAKGKVGGRWK
- the TNNT3 gene encoding troponin T, fast skeletal muscle isoforms isoform X38; the protein is MSDTEEVEHGEEEYEEEAHEAEEVHEEAHHEEAHHEEAHHEEAHHAEAHHEEAHAHAEEVHEPEEAPEEEEKPRIKLTAPKIPEGEKVDFDDIQKKRQNKDLIELQALIDSHFEARRKEEEELVALKERIEKRRAERAEQQRIRAEKEKERQARLAEEKARREEEDAKRKAEDDLKKKKALSSMGASYSSYLAKADQKRGKKQTARETKKKVLAERRKPLNIDHLNEDKLRDKAKELWDWLYQLQTEKYDFAEQIKRKKYEILTLRCRLQELSKFSKKAGAKGKVGGRWK
- the TNNT3 gene encoding troponin T, fast skeletal muscle isoforms isoform X6 — its product is MSDTEEVEHGEEEYEEEAHEAEEVHEEAHHEEAHHEEAHHEEAHHAEAHHEEAHAHAEEVHEPAPPPVHEPEEAPEEEEKPRIKLTAPKIPEGEKVDFDDIQKKRQNKDLIELQALIDSHFEARRKEEEELVALKERIEKRRAERAEQQRIRAEKEKERQARLAEEKARREEEDAKRKAEDDLKKKKALSSMGASYSSYLAKADQKRGKKQTARETKKKVLAERRKPLNIDHLNEDKLRDKAKELWDWLYQLQTEKYDFAEQIKRKKYEILTLRCRLQELSKFSKKAGAKGKVGGRWK
- the TNNT3 gene encoding troponin T, fast skeletal muscle isoforms isoform X8, which gives rise to MSDTEEVEHGEEEYEEEAHEAEEVHEEAHHEEAHHEEAHHEEAHHAEAHHEEAHAHAEEVHEPAPPPEEAPEEEEKPRIKLTAPKIPEGEKVDFDDIQKKRQNKDLIELQALIDSHFEARRKEEEELVALKERIEKRRAERAEQQRIRAEKEKERQARLAEEKARREEEDAKRKAEDDLKKKKALSSMGASYSSYLAKADQKRGKKQTARETKKKVLAERRKPLNIDHLNEDKLRDKAKELWDWLYQLQTEKYDFAEQIKRKKYEILTLRCRLQELSKFSKKAGAKGKVGGRWK